Proteins from a genomic interval of Crassostrea angulata isolate pt1a10 chromosome 7, ASM2561291v2, whole genome shotgun sequence:
- the LOC128156681 gene encoding muscle-specific protein 20-like: MAHRPHAFGLTGEVQRKIKGKYSEELEQGARTWIEAVLEIELVPGADPNTPLGERAFQESLKNGVVLCNLMNTIKPGSIKKINQNNMAFKMMENIENFLKAAENYGCKKIDIFQVVDLYERQNMTQVVNGIYALGRVTQKNGFMGPSLGPKEADSNPRNFDEDVLKAGQTVIGLQAGSNRGASQSGMNFGKTRSILD, from the exons ATGGCTCATAGGCCCCACGCCTTTGGATTGACTGGCGAAGTCCAGAGAAAG ATCAAAGGAAAGTACAGTGAAGAGTTGGAACAGGGTGCTCGGACATGGATAGAGGCGGTCCTAGAAATCGAACTAGTGCCT GGAGCGGATCCAAATACTCCACTTGGAGAACGGGCGTTTCAGGAGTCTCTGAAGAATGGAGTAGTTCTATGCAA TTTAATGAATACGATAAAACCTGGTTCTATTAAGAAGATTAACCAGAATAATATGGCCTTCAAAATGATGGAGAACATCGAGAACTTCCTGAAGGCGGCAGAAAACTATGGCTGTAAAAAAATAGACATCTTCCAAGTCGTGGACTTGTATGAGCGCCAAAATATGACACAAGTAGTGAATGGAATTTATGCATTAGGACGAGTT ACACAAAAGAATGGTTTTATGGGTCCCTCATTAGGGCCCAAAGAAGCGGATTCCAATCCTAGGAATTTCGATGAGGATGTATTAAAAGCGGGTCAGACTGTAATTGGGTTACAAGCGGGGTCAAATCGGGGGGCATCTCAGAGTGGGATGAACTTTGGTAAAACACGATCCATTTTAGACTGA